The Callospermophilus lateralis isolate mCalLat2 chromosome 4, mCalLat2.hap1, whole genome shotgun sequence genomic interval GACCCAAGGGGGAGAGCCACGACTTAGGCACCTGGCAGCTGAGTCCTTTCTCCTCACTCACTGGTTTGTGTAAAGGAAGTAAGTCTGAGAGCCTCTCCAGATCCAGGATTCCAGACTGTTCCCTGCCCATGAGTTTCTAGCAGCAAGTCTTTAGGAAAATGCCCTCTCACACTCCAACCAGGCCTCCTTAAAGCCAGAATGACAATGGAAATGACATGTGCCTTCAAAACATATTTAGGATAATGTAAAAGTTCCTATTGGAAACAATTCTAAATTTTCTTGCCACCGTGATTCTGCATCATTATTCTTTCTACATCAGGGGTATCTTCCTAGAACAGGGAATCATATCCCCTTGGTCCCTAGCTGAATACTGCATATCGGTCTGGGTGGGTGGTTCTAAGTGACTGCAAATTACCTTCATCATTGTTTGCAGACAGAAGGCTTGAGTCTCTGTTGCGCAAGCCTGGACCTTCAGCTATGACCGTCGGTCAGCTATGCTGAGGGAGAGAGCCCTGTGGTGGACAGCAAGCAGGTTTTCCAAAACTGATGGCAGAAAATTTTGCGATCAGTCCAGGTGGAAGGGGGAATGGCTTTATCCTGTTTTCTTGCTGTCACTCTCCTGTGATCCTGAGGCTCTAGCTGCTCCAGCCCTGGCCCCATGGGCTGGGACAGGGGAGGGAAGGTCGGGGAGCTTCAGCTAAAGAGTTCACTTAGGCTGGGTTAGTCACCCTGCAACTGGTCCCAAGTGTACCAAATCCTTTGGTGCATGAACCACTAGAGAATAACTGCTTCTGGTCACGATGTTGTAAAACTCACCTGGGTCCCACAGGTGTGGCAACCTGGGTGGAGTGTGGGTATTCTCTGGAAGGAGGTTCTAGGTTGGGGCTCCTCCAAACTGTGCCTCTTGCTTTCTGCTTAAACAAATCCCCTCCGTTTCTCCAGTGTGGAGGACGCTTAGGAAACAGCGTCAAAAGTGAACTCACAGACAAGACAGCCTTAATAAATTAGTATAATACTATTAGAAGGGGTGGCATTTTGTTCTGTTTCTTAGCAGCATTGTCCTACATGCGGCCTGACGATCTCCTTCCCTGGGATTTTAAAAAGCCGTCCCCTGGTTGTTAGCTCTgatgtaaaattataaaatagaaatctggtagggtttgttttgtttaaaaaggaaaagccctggagaggcgggCGGTCCCGTGCAGTCCTGTTAGCTCTGGCCATTGGGTCTGCCCACAGCGTTCCCTCCAGGAGGCTGGATCTGGATGGAGTCCAGGAGCGGTCGGAGTGCCTGTCCGAAGGGCCTGTGGGGAAACAGACAAGAGCTGGGTGGGCTCTGGGTGTGGTCTGCCCACAGACAGACAGTGGAAGGTGGGTGCTGGCAAGGGCAGGGCTATGGTTTGGATACAGAGGGCCCatgttctcctcctcctctctctgcttcctgccatGGTGCCTCACTGCAAGCCCAACGGCAATTGGGCAAAGCGACTCTGGACTGAAACTgggcccaaataaacttttgctcAATATAAGCTGCTTaactcaggtatttgttacagtatggaaagctgactaatacaaaggGCATCTCTCAAGGAGCCTGCTCTGTGCTTTCACTAGCGGGGGCCCCTCCTTAGTGGGTACTACAGTTTTGCTATCCATGGCTCTAAGGTCTGGTGAGCTATGGTTTGAACAGGCTGCCTACCCACAGGGAACTACAGCTTTTCTGTACTTGATGTACGTGTGTCTTTAATTTTTGtgaagaagaaagtaaaaattaagttgaaccagggaaactgaggcaaaagaaaaaaatataaagagttatgcataactaaaaaaaaataaacaaacaaaaaagatctgAATAAGATAAAGTCAGGAGTGAGAATGGCAACAACTAGATTCTTCTAGGAACTGAAGTCTTCCAgggaatattcagaaaaaaagtggCCAAGTTGCCAGAAGATATTGATGTCATTTTCTAAAGGACACTAAGCTTTCTCTCCTAGTAACTTAGCTGGAAAAGTCACTGCAAATACTGGAGTTTGGAGGCTTTTCATGGTAACTACACCCTTAAATAAGGTGGTCCACAACACACCTCAAGCACAGGCTTTTTCTCCAGTGGTGCTGCCGTTTTGAAAATCATCCCCAAGTTCAAGGGAATAAGTACTCCAAAGTGTAAACAGATGAAACCTAGAAACATCAACCCTAATTCAGACAAGTCCAGGAACTCCACCCATCAAATAATAACAGCAAGAACATTCTGGCTATGCAAGTTTGCTCAGGGCCCCATAACCTAGATCCATCAGCAGGGCTGTGGGATTGCACATACCCACCAAGGAACAGGAGGTCAGGGCCAAGGCTGGGAGGCTGGGGCTCTTCAGCAGTCTTGTTTCCTAGGTAAGTGTTTCGTGAGAGGTTTCTACCCAGGTGTGAAAAACAGCTCACCTTGTGGAGCTGGCTAAACCTGCTGGCTAAACATCCTGTTGGGCAGGACCCTACTTCAGGAGAAACTAAGTCTATAAATAAACATGGTCCTGGAGCAGGCAGGGGCTGCCTGAACCAGTAAACagcaaagggagggagaaggtggGATGGCTTTGGAGGTGTGTGCCCTTTTAGGGGATGACACTCCATGGATGGTGGCCCACAAGCCTTCCAGGGCTGGGACAACATCAAGGCAGAGGAGCTACCAAGTGTCCTTGAAGAAAACAACTAgtaaagctgggtgtggtggcacacacagcaacccaggaggctcaggcagaaaggttgcaaatttgaggccagcttgggcaactcagtgagaccctatctcaaaataaaaaatgaaaagagctggggatgtggttcggtGGTAAAGCAACTctgaggtcaatccccagtactgaataggACAAAAAAACTACTGAGGACTGTTCATGGGCAAGCAGAACTAGgtctttttgtttttgcagtgctggagattgaactcaggtcctTGTGCTTtcgaggcaagtgctgtacttcCTGAACCCCCAGCCCAGAACCTGGTTTTAAGGGAGTCAAAGTGGTCAGGGGGCAATGGAAGAAAGCAACAACAGTTGTGAAATAAGCCACCTTGCTCTTCCTCAGACCTCCTCTCCACATCTACCCAACACTGCACTTAAGTTGGCACTGCAGGGGAGGGCACACTTTGTGCATGATGGGAAAGATAGGTGCCAGGATTTTGTCCAAATATTGAAGTAGGTTTCTAAATTGTGCAGTTGTATCAGGCCCATGGTCTAACTTCAAGCAGGGTGAACATGATACAGGTGTGCATTAGCAGGTGGGGAGAGTGGTGGCCTTTGGTGGTAGAACCTGCTGTCAGGACAGGTCTGCCTGGTTGGAAGGATTCTGCTGCCAGTAGGGAAGGCAGATGTGGGCAGGGGAGGGGCACTGAGTGGGGATTTTCAAGGTTGGCCAAGGCAGGGCAGAGACAGAGCTCAACTTACGTGGAGAGAACTTCAGAGGGCAGGTCAGTGATGTAAGAAGGGATTTTCCGCCCAGTCAGGAACTGTGCCACTTCGTTGCTGAAGGTGTTACAGTTGTGTTCAAAGAGGTTATAGGCTTCACCTCTGGCATTGTAAGAAAGATTTGGAAACGGATGAGAAAGCCAGGAAGCATCGATGTGAAACTACTCAAACCAGGAAGTGGAAAGGTGAGCACAGCTGAGGGTGAGGACTGCAAGGGTCCCTCATGCCAAGGATAGTGCCTTCTGCCCCACTGGACCTTGACAACCAAGTTAAAAGGATGAACTAAAAAATGTGGCTCCTGCAGTTTTGCAGTCTGCATTCACATGAGCAGAGCAGTAGCATTTAACTCTTATTAAACTGACTAAAGCTTCTTAAGAGAAAATCTGCTTATGTTTGCATTTCATCCCAATCCAGCTACAAACCCTGCTTTTGATGTTCAGGACAAAGCACTTGGCCAGTAGAGGCTGAGAACAGCATTTACTGATTTTTCACCAGCAGGAACGAACAGCCCATCTTTCCTCTAAAAGTTTCAGCAGAAAGTATGCTGGGGTAGAGTGTCTGTCGCCAACAACCTTGGGCTCTTTTTATGCCTTCTCTTCATATTTGTTTAGTAACAACTGGACCAGGCTTTGTGTTGAGTGCTCCAGGACAGACACAGTGGCTGCCCCCCAGGGGCTGACTATCTAGTCAGGGAGACAGACACCACTCCCACCCCACCTTCACTCACCGGAACAGAGACTCCCCCAGGGAGGACAGGTACTCCAGAAAGATTTCTTCTGTAACTTCTGTGCTCCCCACATCAACCACAGAATCTGGGGGCCCAAGCAATGTCCCTCCCTAAAAGAGCCAATTCAAAAAAAGCCATTAAATCacaatctttgttttgttttttgttttatagtGCTGGAGAACAAGCCCAGAgtcttgcacatgctgggcaagtgttctgccactgagctaccctCCATGCTGTCCCCCGTCCAGTCCTCGGTTTTGTTTTTGCCCCCTGGGgttctgggattgaatccaggggcatacACTTGCCtcgtcaccactgagctacatccctggtcattttttaatttttacctttttttagtactgggcactgaacccagagatgctctacTACTAACTTATATTTCTAGTCCTTATTAGCCCatgatggcctcaaactttctgcctcagcctcccaagtcactggaattataggcatgcaccaccatgccctgcttgAATTTTTTTAATGGGGTCCCTTGCAGAAAACCACAAGCACTCTGCTCCAATTTCTTATTTGACTTTCAGAGCCCTCTGGGTAGATGAAGAGGGTTATTTCCTGTTTGTATCAAGATTACAGTGGCTTAGAGCTTCCTATTGGACCTTGAACTGTCACATGCTAGCAGCACAGCTAAGACGTTGGGCTTCCTGCTGCTGTTGGAACTGGGAAGCTGGTCCTCTTGCAGGTCCGACTTTATGCAATCCACTCATCCAGTTGATAAAGACAGAGAAACCCAGTATTTGTAGTCTCATTTTGTCCTCAACATGCCTGATCACGAGGACAGAATAGAATACTAGAAATGGCTCACACCTAAAAGGCCAGCTTTCCATGCCTTGGTTTCAGCAAAATACAGCCAGTTTCTCCTGTGACATATACTGGATGCTCTTTGTAACAATGTGAAAATGTGAAGGACTGTGAGAAATCTGGTAGGTTAGCAAGTATTGCCACCACTTAGTTCAGTTTTGAACTATGAGGCTAATATTCAGATGGTCATAGGACAGGAGAGCTGCTGGCCTGAGACACCTACAGAAAACCCTCAGTCAGTGCCACAGGATGCTGACAGACTGATGCCAGTCAAAGGGGAAGTAACAGGAAATGGATGAGGACAGATCTGGGAAGGGAGAACACCCCAGAACAGAGCTGCCTGAAAAGGTCATGATTTATAGCCACCGAGAACCTTCTACGTAGTGGACATTGCTCTAGGGGAAGGCATAGTGAACAGGACAGGTAGTCAGAGGATAATTTCTCAGAGTGGTAAGAGATTAAGGGGTCACCATGACCTCCTATGATTCACACCTGTGAAGAATTTTCGATGTACTGTGCCTTAAGATAGGCACTGGGGATATGAGATTCTTGCCCTCATGGGACTTATGGTCCAGCAGGAAGGCAGATAAAAACATAAACCAGTGTATAATTATAAACTGCAATAATGGTCTTGCTTGGAAAGTACAAAATGCCATTAGAATGTATGACGGACCTTCCCCTTCTGAGGGGTCAGGCAAGACTTGCCTGAAAAAGGGACACTGAGCTCAGATTTGAAGGATGGAAGAGCAACATGCAGGTAAAGGTTGGAGTACAGGTTTAAATGTCCAATGGGTGCCTCAGGAATGAGAAGTGGGCAGAGGTGGGGAGAGTGCAACCCAAAAAGAGGCTGGCCGAGAGGGAGACAAGCTAGAGCACAGGGGGCCTTGGAGCCATGCTGAGCCTTCTGAGTTTTATTCCAAGAGCAAGTGGGAGAATTCTGGTTAATGCAAGGGAATATCAGGATTCAATGCTCACTCTGAGAACATCACTTTGCCTCCCAGGTGGAGGACAGTGAGGGAGAAAGAGCGGACGCAAGGAGCTCAGGAGGCTATTGCCACAATACAGGTTAGACATGAGGCTGGCTTTCTCCTGAAAGCTCTGGAGAGATGAGATCAAGAAGCGTTTcc includes:
- the Desi1 gene encoding desumoylating isopeptidase 1 isoform X2 — protein: MEPPNLYPVKLYVYDLSKGLARRLSPIMLGKQLEGIWEGHCLGPQILWLMWGAQKLQKKSFWSTCPPWGSLCSATVSFHIDASWLSHPFPNLSYNARGEAYNLFEHNCNTFSNEVAQFLTGRKIPSYITDLPSEVLSTPFGQALRPLLDSIQIQPPGGNAVGRPNGQS
- the Desi1 gene encoding desumoylating isopeptidase 1 isoform X1, which translates into the protein MEPPNLYPVKLYVYDLSKGLARRLSPIMLGKQLEGIWHTSIVVHKDEFFFGSGGISSCPPGGTLLGPPDSVVDVGSTEVTEEIFLEYLSSLGESLFRGEAYNLFEHNCNTFSNEVAQFLTGRKIPSYITDLPSEVLSTPFGQALRPLLDSIQIQPPGGNAVGRPNGQS